Proteins encoded together in one Flavobacterium keumense window:
- a CDS encoding PAS domain S-box protein: protein MGISILKLKLIIINLIYAMKISFENKIVLGFIINVLVVLSLAWTVFIRIKNQSAVISNLVLNWIIGFLFLLSILLLTVVYFIIKAQLRAKNNSQKLLLENQQLLQSIIDNASSLISIKKINGEYLLINKRYAAIYQVNDTKIIGKTDADFLDPELAYANRNSDMEVVKALKELQMEETIHQDNKKHTYLALKFPLYDSTGRIYAVGSIATDITERKKLEESLATSDKLFNMSTEMMLIASSEKFIKVNPATSKILGYTEKELLEQPFLNFVYPEDKKMTEQEVTKLKRGDITMQFKNRYLCKDGSIKWLQWATSPDTTTGLLYAVAQDITTLIELENEQENTINQLYENEEKLRIILENINDGILVASADNKTILANTMVNELLGIEEDEKISPNLINHFELFYPDGKTIFPSQNLPMERALLGEETNDIDLILWNPNTQEKRRVLISGKPLIDHNNRVVAGIITIKDISQYKKLEDELKETELKYRQLIGFKKGDEKE from the coding sequence ATGGGTATCTCAATCCTCAAACTCAAATTAATCATCATTAATCTTATATATGCCATGAAAATTAGTTTTGAAAACAAAATAGTACTAGGCTTTATTATCAACGTTTTGGTTGTATTAAGCTTAGCTTGGACAGTATTCATCCGAATTAAAAATCAAAGCGCAGTGATTTCAAATCTAGTATTGAATTGGATTATTGGATTTTTATTTCTGCTTTCCATACTACTTTTAACTGTGGTGTATTTCATTATAAAGGCACAACTCCGAGCCAAAAACAATTCGCAAAAATTACTATTGGAAAACCAACAATTATTGCAATCAATAATCGATAATGCTTCCAGTCTTATTTCTATAAAAAAAATCAACGGCGAATATCTTTTAATCAATAAACGATACGCTGCTATATACCAAGTAAACGACACGAAAATCATTGGTAAAACAGATGCTGATTTTTTAGACCCTGAATTGGCTTATGCCAATAGAAATTCAGACATGGAAGTCGTAAAAGCCTTGAAAGAACTTCAAATGGAAGAAACGATACATCAAGACAACAAAAAACACACTTACTTAGCCTTAAAATTTCCATTGTACGATTCTACTGGAAGAATCTATGCTGTTGGGAGTATTGCTACTGATATTACTGAACGTAAAAAATTAGAAGAATCACTCGCTACATCTGATAAACTTTTTAATATGTCCACTGAAATGATGTTGATTGCGTCTTCGGAAAAATTTATAAAAGTGAACCCAGCCACTTCCAAGATACTGGGCTATACCGAAAAAGAATTACTAGAACAGCCTTTTCTAAACTTTGTTTATCCCGAAGACAAAAAAATGACGGAGCAAGAAGTAACTAAACTAAAACGAGGTGATATCACGATGCAGTTTAAAAACCGATACCTCTGCAAAGATGGCTCTATAAAATGGTTGCAATGGGCTACTTCTCCAGATACTACAACGGGGTTATTGTACGCTGTAGCTCAAGACATCACCACGCTAATCGAGTTAGAGAATGAACAAGAAAACACCATTAACCAGCTCTATGAAAACGAAGAAAAACTACGCATAATACTGGAAAACATCAATGATGGTATCTTAGTAGCCAGTGCTGATAACAAAACTATTTTGGCCAACACTATGGTTAACGAACTATTGGGTATTGAAGAAGATGAAAAAATATCCCCCAATCTTATCAATCATTTTGAATTATTTTATCCTGACGGAAAAACGATTTTCCCATCTCAAAACTTACCCATGGAAAGAGCTTTACTTGGAGAAGAAACGAATGATATTGACTTAATCCTTTGGAATCCCAATACTCAAGAGAAAAGAAGAGTCCTCATTAGTGGAAAACCATTAATTGACCATAACAATCGTGTAGTAGCCGGAATTATTACTATTAAAGATATCAGTCAATACAAAAAACTAGAAGACGAACTTAAAGAAACCGAATTAAAATACAGACAATTGATTGGTTTTAAAAAAGGAGATGAAAAAGAATAA
- a CDS encoding DUF6629 family protein, producing MCFSANVSFGASIVLASIGVASIKKIQQPNQVYFATIPLLFSIQQISEGIVWVSLTNPDFNFLQNPSTYLFLFFAQVIWPIWVPLAIMKLEHFKSKRRLHLFFLIIGIGIAFYLGICLFLFPVQAKIIGFHITYIQNFPSRVRNFGELMYGLATIIPPFLSQIKKMWIVGMTIMISYIITAFFYEEYILSVWCFFASIISIAVFFILNDSKKKNEGWNGYLNPQTQINHH from the coding sequence ATGTGTTTTTCAGCCAATGTAAGTTTTGGGGCGAGTATCGTTTTAGCCTCTATTGGGGTAGCCTCTATTAAAAAGATACAACAACCCAATCAAGTTTATTTTGCTACAATTCCGCTGCTGTTTTCAATTCAACAAATAAGCGAAGGCATTGTATGGGTTTCATTGACAAATCCTGATTTCAATTTTCTCCAAAATCCATCAACCTATTTATTTCTGTTTTTCGCACAAGTTATTTGGCCCATTTGGGTACCGCTTGCTATCATGAAATTAGAACACTTCAAAAGCAAGCGACGTTTGCATTTATTCTTTTTAATTATCGGAATCGGAATTGCATTCTACTTAGGCATCTGTTTATTCCTATTTCCAGTACAGGCAAAAATAATTGGGTTTCACATTACTTACATTCAAAATTTTCCTTCTAGAGTGAGAAATTTTGGCGAATTGATGTATGGTTTGGCAACAATAATCCCTCCTTTTCTCTCTCAAATAAAAAAAATGTGGATTGTGGGAATGACGATTATGATCTCCTATATAATCACTGCATTCTTTTATGAAGAATACATACTTTCTGTATGGTGCTTTTTTGCTTCCATAATAAGCATTGCTGTGTTTTTCATTTTAAATGATAGCAAGAAAAAAAACGAAGGTTGGAATGGGTATCTCAATCCTCAAACTCAAATTAATCATCATTAA
- a CDS encoding peptidylprolyl isomerase — translation MKFKFLAFLFLGILSVQAQKLKKGLPAKKPAISQMASPKTTEGIFANIVTNKGTIVVQLEFQKTPVTVANFISLAEGKNAFVTDEKLKEKPFYDGLKFHRVIKDFMIQGGDPAGNGSGGPGYSFKDEFTDLKHSKGGILSMANSGPATNGSQFFITHKDTPWLDGVHTVFGQVTQGMDVVNKIEQNDVITKVTITRKGALAAKFDAVKIFSDYYANKAEDAKKQAAIDAENRAKQAAIQAENRRIYLEKYGNVIKEKATYLATTKATATTTASGLQYVLLQKGTDVKPVAGSTIYFKYAGYFEDGNLFDSNFEDVATTFGQFNQARADQNGYQAFPFEAGKKDGMIPGFLEGLSLMNIGDRMLLFLPAKLAYGERGAGGVIPPNTNLVFEVEISDKAPTPKQ, via the coding sequence ATGAAATTTAAATTTTTAGCATTCTTATTTTTAGGAATTTTAAGTGTCCAAGCACAAAAATTAAAAAAAGGACTTCCAGCAAAAAAACCGGCCATTTCACAAATGGCGAGTCCAAAAACAACAGAAGGAATTTTTGCCAATATTGTAACCAATAAAGGAACTATTGTAGTACAATTAGAATTCCAAAAAACACCCGTTACTGTAGCTAATTTTATTAGTTTAGCAGAAGGAAAAAACGCTTTTGTAACCGATGAAAAATTAAAAGAAAAACCATTTTATGACGGATTGAAATTTCACCGTGTCATTAAAGACTTCATGATTCAAGGAGGTGATCCTGCTGGAAATGGTTCGGGCGGACCTGGTTATTCATTTAAAGATGAGTTTACCGATTTAAAACACAGCAAAGGAGGAATCCTTTCTATGGCTAATTCAGGACCAGCCACTAACGGAAGTCAATTTTTTATTACACACAAAGACACCCCGTGGTTAGATGGTGTTCATACCGTTTTTGGGCAAGTTACTCAAGGAATGGACGTAGTGAATAAAATTGAGCAAAACGATGTTATTACTAAAGTGACTATTACCAGAAAAGGCGCTTTAGCTGCTAAATTTGATGCTGTTAAAATCTTCTCTGATTACTATGCCAATAAAGCTGAAGACGCCAAAAAACAAGCCGCCATTGACGCTGAAAACAGAGCCAAACAAGCGGCTATCCAAGCTGAAAATAGACGAATTTATTTAGAAAAATACGGCAATGTTATCAAAGAAAAAGCAACGTATTTAGCAACTACTAAAGCTACAGCTACTACCACTGCTTCCGGCTTGCAATATGTTCTTTTGCAAAAAGGAACCGATGTAAAACCTGTTGCAGGAAGTACAATCTATTTTAAGTATGCTGGTTATTTTGAAGATGGAAACTTATTTGATAGTAACTTCGAAGACGTTGCTACAACTTTTGGGCAATTCAATCAAGCACGTGCCGATCAAAATGGTTACCAAGCTTTCCCATTTGAAGCAGGTAAAAAAGATGGTATGATTCCAGGATTTTTAGAAGGATTGAGTTTAATGAACATTGGAGATAGAATGTTATTATTCCTTCCTGCTAAATTGGCTTATGGAGAAAGAGGTGCTGGAGGAGTAATTCCACCCAATACTAATTTAGTTTTTGAAGTGGAAATTTCAGATAAGGCTCCTACTCCTAAACAATAA
- a CDS encoding peptidylprolyl isomerase, producing MKKSFLFALAIIASFYSCKEENNNLPDGLYAKIETNKGEIIVQLDYEKAPITVANFVTLAEGKNEFVTNENIKNRPFYDGLKFHRVIENFMIQGGDPLGTGSGDAGYRFKDEITDLRFDKGGVLAMANNGPATNSSQFFITHIETPWLDGKHTIFGHVVGNGMEAVNKILQDDYMSKVTIIRNGDDAKKFDAVKVFHDYFTVEAENQKKQAAIDAENKRIFNKKYKTVIDAKVKYFAALKAKATKTKSGLEYVITKKSGGTKPKAGTGIFIHYAGFLENGTLFDSSIESICKTFGTFDSNRAAQNGYQPIPFQAGKKDGMIPGFIEGIEQLSFGDKAVIFIPSKLGYGEAGAGGVIPPNANIIFEIELLKAQ from the coding sequence ATGAAAAAAAGCTTTTTATTTGCCTTAGCCATTATTGCTTCTTTTTACTCTTGTAAGGAAGAAAACAACAATTTACCGGATGGTTTGTATGCTAAAATTGAAACCAACAAAGGAGAAATTATCGTTCAATTGGACTATGAAAAAGCACCAATTACTGTAGCCAACTTTGTCACTTTGGCAGAGGGTAAAAACGAATTTGTTACCAATGAAAACATTAAAAACAGACCTTTTTATGATGGTTTGAAATTCCACAGAGTAATTGAAAATTTCATGATTCAAGGCGGGGATCCACTTGGAACAGGTTCTGGCGATGCGGGTTACCGATTCAAAGATGAAATTACCGATTTACGTTTTGATAAAGGTGGTGTTCTGGCTATGGCCAATAACGGTCCTGCAACCAATAGCAGCCAGTTTTTTATCACCCATATTGAAACACCTTGGTTAGATGGAAAACACACTATTTTTGGTCACGTAGTTGGCAACGGAATGGAAGCTGTAAACAAAATTCTTCAAGATGATTATATGAGTAAAGTAACCATTATTAGAAATGGAGATGACGCTAAAAAATTTGATGCTGTAAAAGTATTTCATGATTACTTTACTGTTGAGGCTGAAAATCAAAAGAAACAAGCCGCTATTGATGCAGAAAACAAACGCATTTTTAACAAAAAATACAAAACTGTTATCGATGCCAAAGTAAAATACTTTGCTGCTTTAAAAGCAAAAGCTACAAAAACAAAATCAGGCTTAGAATATGTTATTACTAAAAAAAGTGGTGGTACTAAACCTAAAGCTGGAACAGGAATATTCATCCATTATGCTGGCTTTTTAGAAAACGGAACGCTATTTGACAGCAGCATCGAAAGTATATGCAAAACCTTTGGAACGTTTGATTCTAACAGAGCTGCACAAAATGGCTACCAACCTATTCCTTTTCAAGCAGGTAAAAAAGACGGCATGATTCCTGGTTTTATCGAAGGAATTGAGCAACTTTCGTTTGGAGATAAAGCCGTGATTTTTATCCCATCAAAATTAGGATATGGAGAAGCGGGTGCTGGAGGAGTGATTCCGCCCAACGCCAATATCATTTTTGAAATTGAATTACTAAAAGCACAATAA
- the gldI gene encoding gliding motility-associated peptidyl-prolyl isomerase GldI has translation MKNLKNTITVLLLLTVITSCHKNQEARKPISHASGTFMKQSVNRNKKLIAGEEAEIARVIRQNKKIKFIASKKGFWYSYATVNIEDTLTPKKGDVALFDYEVKDLKGRVIYSKSELGPQTYFVDKQNIMTGLREGIKLMHRKEKVNFLFTSHMGYGYHGDNKKIGMNKPLLCIVTLRDFMSEANYDEKMKAEPNPISKTTNDSLN, from the coding sequence ATGAAAAACTTAAAAAACACAATTACTGTACTTCTATTACTAACAGTAATTACAAGCTGTCATAAGAACCAAGAAGCAAGAAAACCAATTTCTCACGCTTCTGGGACTTTTATGAAACAATCTGTGAATCGCAACAAAAAATTAATCGCGGGAGAAGAAGCTGAGATTGCAAGAGTAATTCGTCAAAACAAAAAAATCAAATTTATCGCTTCAAAAAAAGGGTTTTGGTATTCGTATGCTACTGTTAATATCGAAGATACACTTACCCCTAAAAAAGGAGATGTTGCTTTATTTGACTATGAAGTAAAAGATCTAAAGGGGCGCGTGATTTATTCGAAAAGCGAATTAGGACCTCAAACCTATTTTGTTGACAAGCAAAATATTATGACTGGTTTGCGTGAAGGAATTAAATTGATGCATCGCAAGGAAAAAGTCAATTTCCTTTTTACTTCACACATGGGCTACGGCTATCATGGTGACAATAAAAAAATTGGAATGAACAAACCGCTTTTGTGCATTGTTACCCTTCGTGATTTTATGTCGGAAGCCAATTACGATGAAAAAATGAAAGCCGAACCCAATCCGATTTCCAAAACTACAAACGATTCTTTAAACTAA
- a CDS encoding DHH family phosphoesterase: MKKQDIQAIQELLATPKKIAIIPHRGPDGDAMGSTLGLYHFLLKNNHQPTVISPNEMPHFLEWLPGANTVKIYEKDKACCTQILEEAEIIFTLDFNALHRTGEMETVLCTLNVPFIMIDHHQFPDDYATYTYSDTNFGSTCEMLYNFISYLGKKADIDENIGTCIYTGILTDSGSFRFPKTTGTTHRIIADLIDLGVKNTVIPTLLFDNSSFGRLQILGRALQNMKVYTEHKTAYTYLTQDELDSFDHVKGDTEGIVNYGLSIKGIIFTAIFIENKEEKIIKISFRSQGDFDVNQFARDHFNGGGHINAAGGKSETSMEDTIQKFEDLVKNLPI, encoded by the coding sequence ATGAAAAAACAAGACATTCAAGCGATTCAGGAACTATTAGCTACTCCTAAAAAAATTGCAATAATTCCACACCGCGGACCCGATGGAGATGCCATGGGTTCTACCCTAGGTTTGTACCATTTTTTACTTAAAAACAACCACCAACCTACTGTGATTTCCCCCAACGAAATGCCTCATTTTTTAGAGTGGCTTCCGGGAGCTAACACCGTAAAAATATACGAAAAAGACAAAGCTTGTTGTACCCAAATTTTAGAAGAAGCCGAAATCATTTTCACTTTAGATTTTAATGCTTTACACCGTACAGGAGAAATGGAAACGGTATTATGTACTCTCAATGTGCCTTTCATCATGATTGATCACCATCAATTTCCTGATGATTATGCTACCTATACCTACTCTGACACTAATTTTGGTTCTACTTGCGAAATGTTGTACAACTTCATTTCTTATTTAGGCAAGAAAGCAGACATTGACGAAAACATTGGAACCTGTATTTATACTGGAATTTTGACTGATTCAGGTTCGTTTCGTTTCCCAAAAACCACCGGAACCACGCACCGAATCATTGCTGATCTAATTGATTTAGGAGTAAAAAACACCGTGATTCCTACCTTACTTTTTGACAATAGTTCATTTGGACGTTTGCAAATTTTAGGTCGTGCCTTGCAAAACATGAAGGTGTATACCGAGCATAAAACAGCTTACACCTATTTGACACAAGACGAGTTGGATTCATTTGACCACGTTAAAGGCGATACTGAAGGTATTGTCAATTACGGATTGAGCATTAAAGGAATTATTTTTACAGCGATTTTCATCGAAAATAAAGAAGAAAAAATCATTAAAATATCGTTCCGTTCACAAGGTGATTTTGATGTCAATCAATTTGCCAGAGACCATTTCAACGGAGGAGGCCATATCAATGCTGCTGGAGGAAAATCCGAAACCTCGATGGAAGATACCATTCAGAAATTTGAAGATTTAGTCAAAAACTTACCCATCTAA
- a CDS encoding chloride channel protein — MNLPKTFHLSLQWLIICALIGLFSGSASAFFLVALEWVTQIREHHAWIIWLLPIGGLIIGLLYHYYGASVVKGNNLLLEEYENPQQPIPFKMAPLVLIGTLITHLGGGSAGREGTAVQMGGAIADQFSNWFQLDKNDRKTILILGISAGFASVFGTPLAGALFALEVMYFSKINLKSVILSFAVAYAAYYTVEFWQVQHTHYSIATLPEMNGIHLLWTIGVGILFGLAALLFSRTTHFWSRLFSRHIPYSPIRPLIGGTVLAVILFFIGTTKYIGLGVPEIVKAFSTPNESYDFLLKILFTGFTLGAGFKGGEVTPLFFVGATLGSALSVIVPLPIALLAGMGFVAVFSGATHTPIACTVMGMELFGIEGGIFIGIACLSAYFASGSIGIYHSQIVKGPKYHLYQKINRFRLDLF; from the coding sequence ATGAACCTACCAAAAACATTTCATCTTTCTCTACAATGGCTGATTATTTGTGCTTTGATAGGATTGTTTTCAGGTTCGGCATCTGCTTTCTTTTTAGTGGCATTAGAGTGGGTCACTCAAATTAGAGAACATCACGCTTGGATCATTTGGTTATTGCCAATCGGAGGTTTGATCATTGGTTTGTTATACCATTATTATGGTGCTTCGGTAGTCAAAGGCAACAATTTACTTTTAGAAGAATATGAAAATCCACAGCAACCCATTCCTTTCAAAATGGCGCCTTTGGTACTTATTGGCACTTTAATCACACATTTGGGTGGAGGTTCAGCGGGTCGAGAAGGCACCGCAGTACAAATGGGTGGCGCTATTGCCGACCAATTTTCGAACTGGTTTCAACTAGACAAAAACGACCGAAAAACCATTCTTATTTTAGGAATTAGCGCAGGGTTTGCTTCTGTTTTCGGTACGCCTTTAGCGGGTGCTTTGTTTGCTTTGGAGGTGATGTACTTCAGTAAAATCAACCTTAAAAGTGTGATTTTGTCTTTTGCCGTGGCTTATGCTGCTTATTACACGGTGGAATTTTGGCAAGTACAACACACGCATTACAGTATTGCTACCCTTCCTGAAATGAATGGAATCCATTTGCTTTGGACTATCGGAGTAGGAATTCTTTTTGGCTTAGCCGCCTTGTTATTTTCCAGAACAACTCATTTTTGGAGTCGATTATTTTCAAGACACATTCCATATTCACCGATTCGGCCTCTAATTGGCGGAACTGTTTTAGCGGTAATCCTTTTTTTCATCGGAACGACTAAATACATTGGTTTAGGCGTTCCCGAAATCGTGAAAGCCTTTTCAACTCCGAACGAGTCCTATGATTTTCTCTTAAAAATACTCTTTACAGGTTTTACATTGGGCGCTGGTTTTAAAGGAGGCGAAGTAACGCCACTTTTCTTTGTGGGAGCTACCTTAGGAAGTGCTTTGTCTGTTATAGTCCCTCTACCAATCGCATTGTTAGCAGGCATGGGATTTGTTGCCGTTTTTTCTGGAGCTACACACACTCCTATTGCTTGCACGGTTATGGGAATGGAATTGTTCGGAATTGAAGGTGGTATTTTTATAGGAATTGCTTGTTTATCAGCTTATTTTGCTTCGGGTTCTATTGGAATATATCATTCGCAAATTGTGAAAGGACCTAAATACCATTTGTACCAAAAAATAAATCGCTTTCGATTGGATCTTTTCTAA
- a CDS encoding RidA family protein — translation MKRENILTGSPWEDKMGYCRAVRIGNIIEVSGTVAIVDGEKVKADDAHAQTLNILERVEKVLEDLNVSMKDVIRTRIFTTDINSFEAVATAHATFFKDIKPTTGFYEISKLVAPEYLVEIEFTAVVAEK, via the coding sequence ATGAAAAGAGAAAATATCTTGACAGGCTCACCATGGGAAGACAAAATGGGATATTGTCGTGCTGTTCGCATTGGGAATATCATTGAAGTATCTGGAACTGTTGCTATTGTCGATGGCGAAAAAGTAAAAGCTGACGACGCACATGCACAAACTTTAAATATTTTAGAACGTGTAGAAAAAGTATTAGAAGACTTAAATGTAAGCATGAAAGACGTCATTCGTACTCGTATTTTCACTACTGACATCAACTCTTTTGAAGCCGTTGCAACAGCTCACGCTACTTTTTTCAAAGACATTAAACCTACTACTGGTTTTTATGAAATCAGCAAATTAGTGGCTCCTGAATATTTGGTAGAAATTGAATTTACAGCAGTAGTTGCTGAAAAATAA
- the guaA gene encoding glutamine-hydrolyzing GMP synthase: MQHNVLILDFGSQYTQLIARRVRELNIFCEIFPYNNFPTDLSPYKAVILGGSPFSVRSEDAPHPDLSQIRGKLPMLAVCYGAQYLAHFSGGEVAASNTREYGRANLSFIKEDEVFFQGISPNSQVWMSHSDSIKALPTNGVKLASTHDVEFAAYRIEGETTYAIQYHPEVFHSTEGTKMLENFLVNIAEVPQNFTPNAFVTDMVAELKEKLQDDKVVLGLSGGVDSTVAAVLLNQAIGQNLYCIFVNNGLLRKNEFQNVLNQYKGMGLNVKGVDAGDRFLAELAGVSDPETKRKIIGRVFIEVFDDESHLIEDVKWLAQGTIYPDVIESVSVKGPSATIKSHHNVGGLPDYMKLQIVEPLRMLFKDEVRRVGATLGIDPELLGRHPFPGPGLSIRILGDITPEKVQILQDVDSVFIEGLKSWGLYDKVWQAGAILLPVNSVGVMGDERTYEKVVALRAVESTDGMTADWVHLPYDFLMKISNEIINKVKGVNRVVYDISSKPPATIEWE; this comes from the coding sequence ATGCAACACAACGTACTTATTTTAGATTTCGGGTCGCAATACACACAGCTTATTGCGCGTAGAGTTCGCGAATTAAATATATTCTGCGAAATTTTTCCTTACAACAATTTCCCAACAGATTTATCCCCATACAAAGCCGTAATTTTAGGTGGAAGCCCTTTTTCTGTTCGTTCAGAAGATGCGCCACATCCTGATTTGTCTCAAATCAGAGGTAAATTACCGATGTTAGCGGTGTGTTATGGAGCGCAATATTTAGCCCACTTTAGTGGTGGAGAAGTTGCTGCTTCTAACACCAGAGAATATGGAAGAGCCAATTTGTCTTTTATTAAAGAAGATGAAGTTTTCTTTCAAGGAATTTCTCCCAACAGCCAAGTTTGGATGAGTCATAGTGATAGTATTAAGGCATTACCTACTAATGGAGTTAAATTAGCTAGTACACACGATGTAGAATTTGCAGCATATCGAATTGAAGGTGAAACAACCTATGCGATTCAATACCACCCAGAAGTATTCCATTCGACAGAAGGAACAAAAATGTTAGAAAACTTTTTGGTTAACATTGCAGAGGTACCTCAAAACTTTACTCCTAATGCTTTTGTTACAGATATGGTAGCCGAACTGAAAGAAAAACTACAAGATGATAAAGTAGTTTTAGGTCTTTCAGGTGGAGTAGATTCAACGGTTGCAGCGGTTTTATTGAACCAAGCAATTGGTCAAAATTTGTATTGTATTTTTGTTAATAACGGTTTACTTCGTAAAAACGAATTCCAAAATGTATTGAATCAGTACAAAGGAATGGGATTGAACGTAAAAGGAGTAGATGCTGGCGATCGTTTCTTGGCTGAATTGGCAGGAGTGAGTGATCCAGAAACCAAACGTAAAATCATCGGACGTGTATTTATCGAAGTTTTTGATGACGAGTCGCATTTGATTGAAGATGTAAAATGGTTGGCACAAGGAACAATTTATCCAGATGTAATCGAGTCGGTTTCAGTAAAAGGACCTTCAGCAACGATTAAATCACACCATAATGTGGGTGGATTGCCAGATTATATGAAATTACAAATTGTAGAACCTTTGCGTATGCTTTTCAAAGATGAGGTACGAAGAGTTGGGGCTACTTTAGGAATTGATCCAGAATTATTAGGAAGACATCCTTTCCCAGGACCAGGATTATCTATCCGAATCTTAGGGGATATTACACCAGAGAAAGTGCAAATTTTACAAGATGTAGATTCGGTTTTTATTGAAGGATTGAAATCTTGGGGATTGTACGATAAGGTTTGGCAAGCGGGAGCTATCTTATTGCCTGTAAATAGTGTCGGAGTAATGGGCGATGAGCGTACGTACGAAAAAGTAGTGGCGCTTCGTGCTGTAGAATCTACTGATGGTATGACGGCAGATTGGGTACATTTGCCGTATGATTTCTTGATGAAAATTTCGAATGAAATTATTAATAAAGTAAAAGGAGTGAACCGTGTGGTATATGATATTAGTTCAAAACCACCTGCCACAATCGAGTGGGAATAA